The DNA region CTCTCAGTGACCTCATCAAAGTGTACTCCAGTTTTTTTGCATCACATTAACCAGAAGGAGGAGAGATCTACAGAAGCAATacaaatattttaatattttactaGTTTTTGTGTTTACAGGCATCTGTACCCATCctgctccaaaaaaaaaaaaataaataaataaataaatttactACATCAAACTGGTGAAGCCCATTGGAAGATAGTGTCTACAAGCCTGTTTCACTTTAAAATTCTTACTTGTGGACTTCAGTGAGAAAAATAAAGGGCCAGCTCTACTTTGTATCAAGGACACACAAGAATAACAACACCTTACAGGGCTGATTTTAAAAGACAAGGCAACAATAGGAACAGACGTGGTAAAATAATACTGCATTTCTTCCTCATCAACACTCATGTGCAAGGATGTTTATGTTTGCCTCTGTGCCCTTTCGTTGTCGACTTAAAATTAACTGGTGAATCTCTGCAGGCTGTAGTCAGCACTCTCTGCCAGGATCTTACGGCTGGGTCACCTATTGGGGTTAAAATGGCCTTTCATAATTCATTGTCAACAACAGCACAGCACGCGGTCTGGGGGGCAGGGGTCGGCTCCCGTGATGCAACGGGGAACCGAGCCATtttgtctgcaaacacaaacacgtccGACAGTTGAGCAGTCACAATTCAGTACTCTCTGTGGGCTCCTTTTATCCACTGCAATGTGCTGGCTGTGGTGCTACAGGTGTTGCCAGACAGAGTGGATATGCCGCAGCAGAGTCAATGGTGAGGCGGAGGGACAATCTATTCATCTCAGGTTAAGACACACGGTGAGTTTTCAGAGCTGCCAGGGGTTGATGTATTGAGATCTAGTCCCTGTGGTGACTGATGACCTTTTGGCTGAATCTGGTGGTAATCCTTGTTGGTGCTTAGCGGAGATGAGTACAGGGCCATGAGAGGAGCGAACCCGTGGGTTTCCACGTATCTTCGCCTTCCACCGTAATCCCTGTTCAGATGAGCTAtggctgtctgtcttgtctCGCATGATAACATAGACAAAGGCTTTTTAAGGTCCACCTAAGGGGCTTTCATTTCCAAAGCAGAGGTGGTACTTGCATAGCTGCCTATTTCCAATGAAGAAGAGCTACTGGCTTTCAGGGGAATGTACTGTGGCTGTAGATATATGACTGGTAGCAAgggaaataaaagaaagtgaCTGCAGTCAACAACGAAGACCTTACTTTCAGTCAGTCTCCTGATATTGAAGTCCTATCACTGTTATGTGATATTAAAAACTCCTATGGACATAAAATGCATCATCGAGCAAACAGGTCAGATCTCATCTTGAACTACTGCATGTACTTCCTCCATTTCAGGAGACCGAGGCATCCCCAAAATCAGAAAACCAAGGAATCATTTTTACCATCTTGTTAGGACAATAATATAAGCCCATCATTGAATAAAATACTGACAACCAACAGTAGTTTTGCGTGAAGTAGAAGTTCAAATCACTGATCAATGATGTAACTTCCCATGCTTGCCAATGTTACGTTAGCAACTTTTACAGGAAAGAACTTACAGACCAGTAAACTgctattttcttcctcttggcACAGGCTGCTTCTTTTGGTTCATCTTTGAGCCTACAGCACTGACGGCCAGCTGACAGCAGTAGCCAGCTGCCGGCCAGCTGCTGGCCGAATGCTTGCAAGGCTCTGCTGGCTTGTTGATGCGAGGGCCGGGGCGTGCGGCTGTGTTGATGAAAATGGGAGATTAATACAGCCGATGCCAACAGGAATAAGTAAGCAGTGGAGTACCTCGCAAGTGTCTCTCTAACCGAAcaccagtgtttcccacacaTAGATTACGGTTTCCTCTTTTCAAATGTCTGCTTTAAAGTGTGGCTGAAACTGTGAAATGATTGAAAAGTCTGCCTGAATGGTGCATATGCAATTGTATAGAGTGCAAAAAAATGACTTCCCTAATCGGTAGTGCGACTTAGCTTGTGAAtgccccctcccctcttcccaTTACTTTCGTTGAGCCAAGATGATGCCACCGTGAAACAACTCTGTAGAGGAGCTTTCATTTACCCTGCCTCATTTAGCCTGGCTGGCAGACAGCTGCTCACTCAGCCCCCATAtatccatctctccttctcatATACACATATCGGTTTGCAGCAGACTTTGACTGTAAAGTGTGCGAGCCATCTACATGACATCATGCAGTCCAATAAGTTATAGGCCCTCTCTCATAGTGGTGCTGAACTTGCGCCGTTAAGCATCAAGCAATAGAGTAAAACTGGCCATCAATTTTTGTGTGTTATTCTAATGAAATGTTCGAGTGACaaatgacagagagaagacagagacaaagaactGAGGGAGGTACTGAAAGACAAGTAGTCATTGtagccccccctcccccccattTGTTTGACATTCATTGTCTACAGGGCATCAATTCCACTGTGGTCTGGCTCATTTGGGTTGCAGTGAAACAGAACTCCACAAGCCAAGATGACAAGAGGATCTGTCATGTATATTTATATAAGAAGCGTGCGTGTTTCTCTGAGTCGAACATTCAGGTAAGATGTGCAAGAAGAGGCACTGACTTTGGAAAAGGAAGCTCCTCCATCTGCAACTGAGGCTTTTTATTTGACTGAGATGGAGCTGAACAaatctgtttccctctgctggaTGGCGCTGGTTGGATTGGacatttattattgtttgcaTGTTATTGAGTTGCACTACTAGAGCCTATGCCAGCTGAGTCTGACTTGGTGTTGTCACTCTCCTCACAGCTGTGACTGCACATGCCCACGTGCATCTCTGACTGAGGTAGAATTTAAAACATCTCCAGAGTTAAAAGGGAGGCTGAGGTGGAAGGATGGGGCAGAAAGTTTAGATGGAGCAAAGGCCTGTGCACCTATGAATGCAGctgcttaaaaacacaaaacaaatgaacgGCAGCAATACAGTGTCTTGTTCTATGAACATTCCAGCACAGCCTCCACATGAATATGTTAAAGGGCCTTTTGTCCAATGAGTTACCTCATCAGCACTCACAGCTCACATGGAGCCTCTGACACATCAACATGCAGGGCGAAGGACACCAGGGCACTTCTGTGTGCAGATGCAGATGCGTTAGTTGAGCATGCTCAAATCAAAGTACCAACCTTTTCTAGCAGGACCTTGACACAGGAGACGTGATTCTCGAAACAGGCGAACATCAGTGGAGTGAGTCCGTGTTTGTCTGCAGCCTGTAGATGGAGTGGGGGGGGGCATGAGtgggagacagaaaaaaatcgGAGAAAGACAGAATTTTTTGAGAAAAGCTTCATTTATCAGCAGATCATGGGCACGACTTCAATCCTTCACAAGGGcaaattcattttgtttttttatcaaaaataaataaaactaactCCTGCGAGAGAGAGGTTTTACTTGCCCCTTATCATGTCCACAAATTATACGAAGGCACACTGCACTTCAACACCACATTTATCTCCCATGTCTCAGGAGCTGAGCCAATTTCCAAAGGAAATTGAGAGttttgcaaacattttcagGCTTGGgagcaaagacaaaaactgtATATTGGTACAACTTTAAATGCTTGTGTCTGAAGGCCGGAGCTGTGGATGAGATGTTGAGTTGTTGTGGCCAATCTCAGGCGATGGGGTGAGATGCATCCTGCTAATGCAGCTGCTTTGAGCATCGCAAAGCACCACCGACACTCTGCTAGAGGTGCGGTGGTATTCAGAGATTCATGCTGCTTTGCACATAACATTCTGCTGGTTGTTGAACAGGCTTATCAGACCTTTAGAAAAAGCTGCAAATTGTAAAAGAAAGGCTCCCAAGTACAGATATCAATGCTGTTAGACGGATAAGTGCCCTTTTAGTGGATACAGATCAATAtgctacaacaacaacaaaatagaCTATTGAGTCTCAAGGGGCCAATCAGGCTAAATGTGAAGTCTGACAAGCTTAGACAATTGTTGAATGAGAGAATGGACACTGGCTGAAATAGCATATCATAAACTGGTTTTTACAGAGACTGCTTTAGTTCAGACAAACCGACAATCATCGTTAGAAATCAAGCAGTTTAACAATAGGCTTAAACTATGAAGGGAAGCAGACATATGCACTGTTATCTTTTGTGGCCATGGCAACCCAGGACATTAGGCAAATTAATGCAAATCCAATATGATGGGAACTGGTTGTGGTGGCTCTTACATTGACATCTGCTCCCCGAGAAATGAGGTACTCCACCACCTCTGTCTGACCAAAGTCTGCAGCTAAGTGCAGAGGCTTCCTCCCACCCTCCAGGGTCCGGTTTACATCTTCATCCTGGAAAGAGAAGGACAAGAGATTAACAGGGCTGAGGTAAACAAACTCAGGTCTGTCACAAGCCAACAATATGCATTAAAGGGAGATCCGAGGGCCCTTTTTACCTGAAACAGAAACTCGCTGTTGATACAAGCTCACAGTGAAATTCACTGACAAACAATCACACGCATCATCCTCTTCACTTCACTTCCCTGCTGTGGTGCTGTTACACCTCAGACTGTCAACATTGCAGCcaagagaaaagacagacacactcaaCACCCCTCCTCGTTCCCTTACCACAcgaaccacacacacagcttagtGCGTGCCAGGTGGCCCTCAAGTGACAATATCTAACGGAAGACTGATCAGTCACAGCTGGTGCTGTCAGATCTCATTTTTCCCAAAAAACCATGATTAACTAATTGACCGCATAAAGATGACGGCAAGTGGGGCAAAAGAGGTTCATTTGCTCAGAAAACAGGCCTCTGAAACAGAATAGACCTTAAGAATTTGTTAAAAGGCCCAGGAACATCGAGGTATATCCTGTTACACAAGACCCTCGTATGAAAACACCTGATCTGGTGAGAAGAGAGCTAGCTTGGTTATCTGATTCCCCTGAGGCGACTCGAGCAAATCTATTCAGCCAAGACGCAAATCAAAGGAGGGAACAGGAAAATAGCAGAACTGGGAGATATGGTGTATTTTTAATATCACATTGACACTATCAGATATCAGCTATACTTCTGGTTACCATAATATAATGATACAACTAAAATATTGTCCTTTCAATGTCCTAATTCCTACATTACAGTTAAATGATACAATGAACTTATCTGTTTTGAATAAAAACTAACGGCTGAATTactccacctgctgcagaacTATAAATCAAATCTTTTTTTGCAGCAGACATTTGGATCTGTGATGGTGAGAAAAGTGCAGGTGTTGctaacattattatttttgccTATATTCCATTCCAGCAGTGTGCAAGCTCTCTGATTCTGGTACTGTGGATGTTGGTTCATATGCATGGCTACAAGACACTTAAATGAAACTTGGGCATCATTCATGTTATGAATGTGCTCTGAGTTTCTAATTTTGATACAAGCCTTATTATACACATTCTCTATTTAACCATAAACAAGtctttgttttatctctttcCATTTCCCCTTTACcatgtttctcatttctgtttCCCTAATTCAGcaccagcatcatcatcatcatctactTCAGCACTGCCTGCCTCCGACTGCCACTTGCTCACTCACCTTTAACACAAACTCGACTGAAGGTtcagtaaaacacactgaagacaaTTCTTTATTTCACAACCAACCCACTGAATCCATTAGCAATGACGGATACTGAACTTCAACCTCTTCTAATAGTGTTTAAATTTTACCTTCAATGGCTGCAACTCCAGTGGCTGACAAAATGGAAATAgtttcatttccactgcagaAAAGGGATGAGACACTGCAGTTATTTACATCCAGACCCAATGTAGACACTGAAATGACTTACAGTAAGACCATCAGAAGTGAAGAGACACTCCTTGTGGATGGAAAATTCATCCCTCTTAATGGAAGACTCAAGTGCAACGGTTTAAAATTGAGCAACTATCAAATGGGCTTAAGATTCATTCACATTAGTGTGTAAACCAGATAAGATTAAAGCCTTCCAAAGGTCTGTGTGTCAAGCAACATTCAATATGAAAGTGTCACCAATAGTATCCTATCAGCTTTTATGTCACTTGAACGTTTCAACGACATGTTACTGATATCTCCAAGTTGTAAAAACATTCATATGTAAAGGGGGAGTCTTTGACTTTATTggataaaaaacataaatggtTTACATACACTGAGCATGCAGGTGAAGAATTGAGCAACGGATTGTACTGAAGTTTTTAATCTTGATACTGTGACAAGTGGTCAATATTAAAATCCATAGAAGGCCTTCAATGGGTATGGGTGTGCTATTGAAGAGGCAGATTTTAGGCATCAAACACATTATCGGAGAGACTAGTGACTACTGGCGAGTAGGTTTACTACAGTATAGTAACTTATGAGCACAGTTGAGGAGTCCAGTATGGAAGTAAAACtgtacagctgttttttttttttttttttaactataaAGAAACATCAAGTCATCGTTTACCATACCTTGAGATGGGACTGTTTAGAAAAGTAAAAATGGCCTCCTCCATAGAAGCGAGGCCACAAgcttttagtctttttctacagaaaaaaaaggacacttGCAGCTCAGCAGTGAAATCAGTGCGTCCCAGCAGTTTGAGAGTTTTCCATCAGTCTCTTCCAAACAGACAATGCTGGCTACGATAGAGTGGAGAGTGCCGTCGGATTTGCTGTAGCCGGGCCTCCATCTCCTTTGCTACAGCTGAGACCCCCGCCCACCAGCGATAGCTAAACACTGCTGGAGCCCGGGCCCGTGTGGTGGTATTTTCGCTAGCAATTAGCTAAACCTAGCTATCTCACAGCACGTTAAAAGAGACCCATTCTACAGACAATGAAAAGCATTATCCAATAAGGCACATACTGTAAACACCTATTGTCATTGGTGCTGTTGCCAGTACAATGGACATAACGGTGGCTGTTAGCTGGCTATCAACAATGTGTACCACGGAGGAGCGGATGCAGTTGTTGGATAGCTTACCAACAGGTTGCTTTCTGCGGAAAGTGGCTCCTATAGCGTTTGCTAGCCGAGCTAAAGGTGTTCCAAAGTTAAAGCCAAATCCACCACGTTCACGATACAACGGTAGTTAATGACTATAGCTATACAGCAGAAACCATGACAGTTAACAAAACACTGAGCCATTCCCTATTCTCTAGATAAGGGTAGCACTGTATGTTGCTAACTATGCTAACTTGGCACCCAGACTTATGTGTTAAGTCCAGACTTGAATGTGTCACACCTACCACGAAATGTTTTGAAACGAATTCATGCTAACTCACGGCTCCATATGTTGCAGATAATGTTACAAACTCCGAtggcatgctaatgttaaatTTCCTAACTTAACGTTACTCAACTACAGCTACCATTATCTAGGTGGCTAGCTACCTAGCTAGCCAGCCTGTTCGCTAACTGCCGTTAATTACGTCGAGTGAGCGGTCAATTGTCAGAAAATTGTTGCACACGACTTAATGAAAATCAGTCACATCACCGTTGTCTTACCTGTACCAGCCTAGCTTTGACTTCATCCAGGTCCCCGGTCGTCAATGCCCACATCAGTTCTTTATCTCCCATCTTCCTGTGTATGCTCCGGGTGTTGCTCCTTTCCTGATGTGCAGCAGGGCAGTTGTCAAGTTGAATGCTAGTGCGTTAAAAGTTAGCTAGCAAGAGCTGGGAAACTCTTCCTGTCGTGGCAATGAGTACGGTCGTAGAACTCGACTGAATAAAATGTCGTTTTAATGCGTAAGAAAGCAGTTTGAGTTGAAAAAGACGTGTAATGCGGACCCGTCAATGAATGACAGGTAAAAAACAGACTCAAAAGAAGTTCCGAAAAGCAAAATCGCAGAGAGGGATCCGCCTTTCTGCTAGCCAGAAGTGTTTCCGCTACCGTTACCCGGAAGTTAACATTTAAGGGGAAAGTCTCATGTTGCGTTTAAGTGTTAATTTCTAAATGAGACTCGCCTTTTCACAAATTCTCAATGCAAAGCACACCCTACAGGATCTAATACATTCCGTGCGTGCTCTTAATAGGAattatatttgtattatttctAACCTTGAAACACATGCATTTAATGACTGATGACTAATTGCTGACAGCTTCGACGTTAGTGCTGAAGTATAAGTGCGGAAATTTCGTTCCTCAAATGGGTTGTGTCCGCATGTTTGGATATCATGGAAAACGCAATGATAAATCCTTTCTATTCGCTCACAGTTAGTCCTCAG from Chaetodon trifascialis isolate fChaTrf1 chromosome 22, fChaTrf1.hap1, whole genome shotgun sequence includes:
- the mtpn gene encoding myotrophin; amino-acid sequence: MGDKELMWALTTGDLDEVKARLVQDEDVNRTLEGGRKPLHLAADFGQTEVVEYLISRGADVNAADKHGLTPLMFACFENHVSCVKVLLEKGADKNRKVPDGSTVFEAVESDAIKALLK